GAACAGCCCGGCATCCTTTGGAAGCCACAGCTATTGGGGTTCTCCAGTATGGACGACTCAAGGTATCCTTGGATGCTTAATGGACTGCTTCCTTATATACAGCAAAGAGCTTGCACTCTGTTCTAAAACCGGTGCAAGTGGAAATATTCACTAGTCATCTTTGACCTGTTCTTGCCTATTTCTGTTGGCGGTGGGGATCAAAAGCCAAAGTGACTTCCCATATGTAGTCATCTCATGTCTTTCTGCTGCCCTCTTTTCTACAAAATCAGCTCTTTGGACAAATGCTGATATCTGATTGGTAGTTTGCACTTCCTTCTTGCTCTTCACTGcttcattaatattttaaatggcacCGTGGTCAGTGGCAACTGTTAGCTTTACATATCTGTAAACTGGGTTTCATTCACTAAAATGGCTCTCCTGTTTCTGAACCACCTCAGTACAGCAGTGTTACTGGTAAGGTTTTCTATAAATGCATAGGGGAGGCCCAGTGCCTCATTCCTTGGTCAATGTGGATTTTTATTGGGCTACAAGTCTGGTCATCCCCCACTGAATGGTATCACCTGCTGTTTAACAGGATATTTGGACTTATTTGGGGGTACATGACTTATAGAGGTGTAAACCTGTAGTGCATTAAACCTCCTATTAGGAATAGTGCAGAGTTCTCATAGTCAGAGAGATACTGGCCTGCCAGGGTTCCAGAGGATCTTCCATTACTCCCTATTGGGCCCCAGACAATTCCTATCATTGAGATGGGTTTGCCTTcaatatcaggttctctggtgggccctaggaggtCCAGTCAAATACTGGCCACTGATAAGGATATTGAATTCAGGATTTCTGAAGATAACATGATTTCTGCATCTGTGTTTAGTCTGCATAAGCATGATAAGATGTCATTAGTAATTCTGCCTATTTGTATCCTTCTAGCATAACATGTTCTCCATCCTGTGGTCTGACCACAATGAGATTTTGATTTACCGAACATTTGAAGATTTTAAGAAGCTGAATGTAAGTTGAAGAACCCCCCTTTACCTTTGTTTACCAACAAAAATAATGGTATTGACGGGATATATTGATGACTACTCACCTTTAGATGTTTCAACCTTTGGATGTTAGGAAATAACTATTAATTTTTCCTTATAGAGACAACTAAAAAAGAAGTTCCCCCTTGAAGCTGGATTATTCCGGAAGTCTGATAATCTTCTCCCAAAACTAAAAGGTAAGGATTTAACTCACTCACctaaatatttctgttttgtcTTCCCTGCCAAATAATGGTTAGCACAGAACTTATGTTGTGGTTAGGAGACCAAGTTAAAAGTGGTTCTTCTCTGGTGGTTTGAGGGCTGAACTGGCCAGAATACCAGAGCTCCTACTCTTGGTGGGCAAAGGCCCTAAGAAGCCCCAGTCTAGGAGAAGACCCTTATTTCCAAAAAGGACCTCTACCATATGGCACCTTCTCTATCTAATTGCTATGAGAGTTGGACAGGGCGTCAGGTTCTATGTTTTGTCCCCATCCAACAGTGATGTTTCAATTTCAATAAATTGCAGAAATTTGCAGATATAAAAGCTATTTTGGTGTAGCTTATAACATACTGATGGTGAGTAGAAGAAACACCAAAGGTTTTTACAGCAAAAATGTCAAATTTCAAGGACACAGAACTAGATAAAATGGCATATTTGGATTTGATGGACTTAATGCTCCTACATATAAACTCAAATCAGTAGCAAAAGCCCCAGTAAAAACCCACTACAAGCCACCAAGTCCTCTTAAGTGATATGAGAGCTTGGTGCCTCCACAACTTGGAACCACTAATGTTCTTGGTTATGGAGAAGTCAAATAGGGGATCTGTGACTTTTGTGACTTGAGGTCCTGCTACAAAAGATAGCTACAACTGGCACTGTAAAAGCACAACATGACCAAGAAATGGGGATCCTTGtcacataaatgtttttttttttccaccaagaTGTCCCAATCTTCAGAAAAAACAGGACTACAAATCGTTTCATCGAGAGACTCCGGCTCCTGGAGAAATATTCCCAGGAACTGCTGAGAACGGACGGGAAAATCTCACAGTGCGACTTGGTCCTGAAGTTTTTCACTCCTAGCAATAACGATCTGAATCCGAAATTCCCCGAAAACAGGTCAGTTGGTGAAGGTTCCCCCATCAGAGTCTTATATCATGTGATTGAAACAGGAAGTAATTCAGATTAATTTATGTGCCTTTCACCCAACATTACCCAATACTGAATTGTAGGATTGCTCATTATTTCCTCTTTGCTAATCATGTAGTACCTCCTCCTTTGGGAACAGGTAATGCAGGTAGCAAGGAGTACTAATTAAATCTGGTTCTATCAAGTCGATGCTTGCCATCTGGCTAGTAGTTTATTGGCTTGGccagtaaataaataacaatatttgTAGTCATTTGTATTAATAGGGAAGAGGCTAAATTTGTATCATTTTTCTACTGAGGCCCTTTCCCAATAGTCATTCCAAAGACTATAACCCTCAGCTTCTACACTCCAACCTATATGCCAAACTGAAAAGCCAAAAATCAAAATTTAGAAATGAAGGGCAACTGCAAATTGTTAGAGAATAATCTTGTCTACTTCAGTGCTAATGGCCCTTTTCACCCAATGAAAGGCCAGTTTATTCAATATGCCATGTTTATGGTCTAGATTAAAATGATCATGCCATATAAAGAAATCTAGGGGCTACAGAGAGCCAAAAGAAACTTTGGTAGGGCCCCAAGACTTCCAAATGGTCTAGCAACATCATAATagacactaacccccatatgtaggcaccaagtttgcccagaagcagtaacccatagctaccaataagattttggatttttaataaatgaccagaaaatctactgattggttgctatgagttactgctcctgagcaaactcaaggtccccatacatattggtcccttggaccgattcggcagcttatcggcccgtgtatggggcagaaatgaggggcctgcccgaccgatatctggcctgaaatcttaacgtgtatggggatctttagtgccttttattacgtaaCCCCCTAAACCTACTCCAGGTACAATAACACATAACAATTCAAAAGAATATACCAGTCAATGATGTTACCtgttgtttggttgctatgggttactagaccttgtgcAAACTGTTATATTACCGTATTAGCGTTTATAAATGTTACTAGCCAAAAACTTCTCCAACATATAATGAAGCCCTCAAGCATGCTGGGTTTTGTTGGTCAGCAAGGTGCATGGTTGGGGTAGAAAGTACGGAAACAATGACTCACATAGGCCTTGATTTAAGTGAAAGCATCTTCCTAACTTATGTAGGTTGTTGATACTAAGCTATTCCTACCCTGTCTGTTCCAGCTTAGTGATGATGACCTCCGACAGCAAGGATCAGAAAGAACAGAAGAAGCCTCTGCCTGAAGCCCCAGCCATACACCCCATTGTATCCCAGCAGTACATATGCATGGAAGACTACGAGACCAAAGACACCAAAAATCGACCTTTAAAAGTGAAGCGCCATGAGCTTGTGGGGGTCTTAATCAAGGAGAACACAGGTAGGAGCCCGAGGCTATTTCACTACCATGTTGCAAGATCACTATCTTGTGGGCTAAGGGAGTTGAAGCAACTCTGGGCTGGTTATGCCATCTGGAGGCATGTAGAGATGCAAGTCCCATAATGGTCGTAGCGACTTCTTCTAAAGACGTTATGATGTCACATGAGCAGCTTCGTATAGCTGTCTAACTATAGCTTCCATTGTTTTCTATGGAGCACACCACTTACTACAAATAGCTACAAATGACTTAAGTGGCAAAGACATCACTTGGAGGTTTCTATCTCAGATAGACATATGTGTTTGGGTCTTGTACTTCAGTGAAACTTGAAGCCTTCTCAAACATATACATTAATGAGGAATATATTTCCACCCAGCATTAATATAATTTACAATATGTAGGAAAGAGAAAGTTGGTTATAGTTTCATGCTTAATATTTCCACTGTTGCGTCTAGGCTGGTGGCTGGTGGAGAACGAGGAGAAACATTTGGCTTGGTTTCCAGCTCCATACCTCAAAGACGTTGATAACAGTGAGGACACAGACTCAGGAACTTCAGAAGATGAAGGTAAGTTATTAAAAAATGCTAGATATGGGGCTGTTTGTATTGGTTGATTAGTACAGCAGCCCTAGTGTAGCGCTTACCTTCCATAAACGGAAGAGGGGGGAATTCCATAAAGGACATCAAGTCAAGCTAGCCTCATTGTGATTTGTAGATACTAACCCTCATCAAAGCAAATCGTAAAAAGTTCAAGTTGAGGTTGAATTTGTAACATGTCCTGCTTGTGTATCCTTCCAGGGGTCCTTTATTATGCAGCTAAAGCTTATGAAGCTATGAACTCTGATGAGGTTTCCATTACTGTCGGTGTCCTTGTGGAGGTCATAGAGAAGTCCAACAATGGCTGGTGGCTGATCAGGTGAGAATATATACTAATATGTACTTTATATGGGGGTGCCACTGTCTTGACTCAAATTCCTAGAGATTCCTTAGGCTACCCTGGGCCGGTGTATGCACAATATAGTCAATtatccaacatcactgcccaccaATAATTCACCATGCAGGACTCTGGCAATAGAAGGCAatgggaattatatatatatggctcaTTCAACCATGGAACTCAAAGCCATGATAAGAGCACTAAGTATGGCAGGATTTATCCAGGGCAGGCTTGGACTAGCAAtgtgtagattctggcaaatgccatctCAGTCCAGACATGttccagggtcacaaggagtaGCCAGAGGGTTCCTAGCATAAGCTTCCACATCAAAGACTGACCACTTGATTTGTAGGCCATTTCCATTAGATACACACAGTAAACGGAAAGGTTATAGGAACGTTGAGGTCCATCTTGAAAACCCTAATTGCAGCACCCTGATCTAAAGGAACTGTGA
The genomic region above belongs to Xenopus tropicalis strain Nigerian chromosome 9, UCB_Xtro_10.0, whole genome shotgun sequence and contains:
- the noxo1 gene encoding NADPH oxidase organizer 1 isoform X1, coding for MPEAHASGTARHPLEATAIGVLQYGRLKHNMFSILWSDHNEILIYRTFEDFKKLNRQLKKKFPLEAGLFRKSDNLLPKLKDVPIFRKNRTTNRFIERLRLLEKYSQELLRTDGKISQCDLVLKFFTPSNNDLNPKFPENSLVMMTSDSKDQKEQKKPLPEAPAIHPIVSQQYICMEDYETKDTKNRPLKVKRHELVGVLIKENTGWWLVENEEKHLAWFPAPYLKDVDNSEDTDSGTSEDEGVLYYAAKAYEAMNSDEVSITVGVLVEVIEKSNNGWWLIRYNGKAGYVPSMYLKPYRTYQQLQMISQGKFTSTPNLFKAASNLSLNRVTVGRRPQQSPDMGSNGDQASRTPLMLDRRKSRSLYGLPSNIQRALPSLASGLGNGQKGLGGGSNQTLSTDWKDKPKQNTTELDFGGQEQPNSPTTMPEPPAISYKPHTPLMPQRPKHHEILHRCTTVTKNALQKTSELIDNSVPAPQIS
- the noxo1 gene encoding NADPH oxidase organizer 1 isoform X3, giving the protein MFSILWSDHNEILIYRTFEDFKKLNRQLKKKFPLEAGLFRKSDNLLPKLKDVPIFRKNRTTNRFIERLRLLEKYSQELLRTDGKISQCDLVLKFFTPSNNDLNPKFPENSLVMMTSDSKDQKEQKKPLPEAPAIHPIVSQQYICMEDYETKDTKNRPLKVKRHELVGVLIKENTGWWLVENEEKHLAWFPAPYLKDVDNSEDTDSGTSEDEGVLYYAAKAYEAMNSDEVSITVGVLVEVIEKSNNGWWLIRYNGKAGYVPSMYLKPYRTYQQLQMISQGKFTSTPNLFKAASNLSLNRVTVGRRPQQSPDMGSNGDQASRTPLMLDRRKSRSLYGLPSNIQRALPSLASGLGNGQKGLGGGSNQTLSTDWKDKPKQNTTELDFGGQEQPNSPTTMPEPPAISYKPHTPLMPQRPKHHEILHRCTTVTKNALQKTSELIDNSVPAPQIS
- the noxo1 gene encoding NADPH oxidase organizer 1 isoform X2, which codes for MGAGNERFELVNVRLDAIPGMKVEHNMFSILWSDHNEILIYRTFEDFKKLNRQLKKKFPLEAGLFRKSDNLLPKLKDVPIFRKNRTTNRFIERLRLLEKYSQELLRTDGKISQCDLVLKFFTPSNNDLNPKFPENSLVMMTSDSKDQKEQKKPLPEAPAIHPIVSQQYICMEDYETKDTKNRPLKVKRHELVGVLIKENTGWWLVENEEKHLAWFPAPYLKDVDNSEDTDSGTSEDEGVLYYAAKAYEAMNSDEVSITVGVLVEVIEKSNNGWWLIRYNGKAGYVPSMYLKPYRTYQQLQMISQGKFTSTPNLFKAASNLSLNRVTVGRRPQQSPDMGSNGDQASRTPLMLDRRKSRSLYGLPSNIQRALPSLASGLGNGQKGLGGGSNQTLSTDWKDKPKQNTTELDFGGQEQPNSPTTMPEPPAISYKPHTPLMPQRPKHHEILHRCTTVTKNALQKTSELIDNSVPAPQIS